Within the Cyprinus carpio isolate SPL01 chromosome B18, ASM1834038v1, whole genome shotgun sequence genome, the region tcaaataccatgaacaaataatataaatttcaaaccacaaacaaaaaaaaaatcaaaattaatatttgataagcaatgctaagaacttcatttgaacaacttaaaaactcaaaaaatgattttctcaatatttagatttttttgcaccctcagattccagattttcaaatagttgtatctcagacaaatattgtcctcctaacaaaccacacatcaatggagagattatttattcatctttcagatgatgtataaatcaatTTCACGTTTTGTGGTCCggggtctcacacacacacacacacacacgtggtgTGATTTGTACGAGTCTCAATGGAGGTTCGTCTGTCTGGGCCACCGAGCGCCCCCTGCTGGAATGATCGGTTGGTGTCACCGGCTGAACTCGTGTTGTTACCGGTTATATTCCGCTGTTCCCGGTTCGGATCCGGTCATCGGTGAGGCTGGAGATGTCGGAGCGCATGGCCGCTCGTTTGTCCGCTCAGGAGGAGCAGATCGAGGCGCTGAGTCGTGAGATCCTCCGCCTGCAGGACGGACTGACCGGCGGATTCCTGAGCTGCGACCCAAGCCTGGACGCGCTGCGAGCGGAGAACGAGAAGCTCCGGTACCGCGCTCTGCACCTCCGCCGGAGCCTCCGAGAGGAGCAGCAGCTGCAGGAGCGGGACCAGAGCCAGAGGACCAGCTCACAGAAGAGCCAGAACAAACCTGAAGAACTAAAGGAGAAGATAAAACCAAATAATCAAAAGCATGTaggtaaataattgtaaaaaaaaatttgttagttgctttatctatccatccaaccaTCAATGTTCAATGCATTTATGCAAATGTTTAAGGTTTGTTGTATAAATTCATGTCATTTTGCCAAATTAGAAACAAAGAAGCTCATTAATACAcaagcaaaattgcataatgtTGAATGTTTTTGGTTTGCTTTGTGTGTTTCAGCAAAATGCTGCTCCACCTCAATC harbors:
- the LOC122140357 gene encoding threonine--tRNA ligase 2, cytoplasmic-like; amino-acid sequence: MSERMAARLSAQEEQIEALSREILRLQDGLTGGFLSCDPSLDALRAENEKLRYRALHLRRSLREEQQLQERDQSQRTSSQKSQNKPEELKEKIKPNNQKHVGK